A single region of the Parasphingorhabdus litoris DSM 22379 genome encodes:
- a CDS encoding M48 family metalloprotease yields the protein MSSLNENRRKAFAGLSLPRIGQVITAFLAMIAITVQPVAAQSILRDAETEALFSDMVAPLVAVSELDAKDVEVILINSKQINAFVAGGQRMFFYSGTIEAADSAVEIQGIMAHELGHITGGHIIRFDEGIKTATGITILSLILGAAAIAAGAGDAGAGILAAGQQAATGKFLAFSRVQERAADSAGARYLSAAGITGRGSIDFFKKLQNYEFRLGIPQEDSYGRTHPLSGERVSLLRDVYQADPAWDTPPDPEIEERFQRVKAKLLGFTSEPTVTLRKFPESNQTIPARYARAYAWHKSAYPDRALLEVNSLLKDNPNDPYFLELHGQILLESGRPQEAIASLRKAVQLTNNQPLIASLFGHALIATEDESHFAEAERVLKAAVVKDNRNPFAWYQLGVVYSQQGDTARAQLATAESALLQRNYSSAIRSSQIAMAGIKENTPEWIRAQDISLIAKNEFERSDQRRR from the coding sequence ATGTCATCGCTGAATGAAAACAGACGCAAGGCTTTTGCTGGCCTTTCGCTGCCCCGCATCGGACAGGTGATCACAGCCTTTTTGGCGATGATAGCCATTACGGTCCAGCCCGTTGCCGCGCAGTCTATCCTTCGCGATGCCGAGACCGAAGCCCTATTCAGCGATATGGTTGCCCCGCTTGTCGCGGTATCCGAACTGGATGCCAAAGATGTTGAAGTCATCCTGATCAACAGCAAACAGATCAACGCTTTTGTTGCTGGCGGGCAGCGCATGTTCTTTTATTCCGGAACCATAGAGGCCGCCGATAGTGCCGTTGAAATTCAAGGTATCATGGCTCACGAGCTTGGCCATATCACCGGAGGTCATATCATTCGCTTTGACGAAGGTATCAAAACGGCCACAGGTATTACCATACTCAGCCTGATCCTGGGCGCAGCCGCCATTGCTGCGGGCGCAGGCGATGCGGGCGCGGGAATATTGGCTGCAGGCCAGCAAGCCGCCACCGGCAAATTTTTGGCCTTTAGCCGGGTGCAGGAACGCGCCGCGGACTCCGCTGGCGCACGCTATCTCTCCGCCGCCGGGATCACAGGCCGCGGATCAATTGACTTTTTCAAGAAACTGCAAAATTACGAGTTCCGCCTCGGCATCCCGCAAGAAGATAGCTATGGTCGTACCCACCCGCTTTCGGGCGAACGTGTCAGCCTGCTCCGCGACGTATATCAAGCAGACCCGGCTTGGGACACACCGCCTGATCCCGAAATTGAAGAGCGATTCCAGCGGGTAAAGGCCAAGTTGCTTGGCTTCACGAGCGAACCAACCGTAACGTTGCGCAAATTTCCCGAAAGTAACCAAACTATTCCGGCGCGCTATGCTAGGGCTTATGCATGGCACAAAAGTGCTTATCCCGATCGCGCGCTCTTGGAAGTAAACAGCCTGCTGAAAGACAATCCGAACGACCCCTATTTCCTCGAACTACACGGACAGATATTATTGGAATCGGGAAGGCCGCAAGAAGCAATAGCATCCCTGCGTAAAGCCGTGCAGCTGACCAACAATCAACCACTGATTGCAAGCCTCTTTGGGCATGCGCTGATCGCGACCGAGGATGAAAGCCATTTTGCCGAAGCCGAACGCGTTTTGAAGGCTGCTGTTGTTAAGGACAACCGCAATCCCTTCGCCTGGTATCAGCTTGGCGTTGTCTATTCCCAACAAGGTGATACAGCGCGCGCGCAGCTGGCGACAGCAGAGAGTGCACTGCTACAACGCAATTATAGCAGTGCCATTCGCAGCTCTCAAATCGCGATGGCTGGTATCAAAGAAAATACGCCGGAGTGGATCCGTGCGCAGGATATTTCGCTGATCGCGAAAAACGAATTTGAGCGTTCGGATCAACGCCGCCGCTAA